Below is a genomic region from Meleagris gallopavo isolate NT-WF06-2002-E0010 breed Aviagen turkey brand Nicholas breeding stock chromosome 5, Turkey_5.1, whole genome shotgun sequence.
CAAAATTCTgcttgaaaaacaattttttctattttagtttTCAGGTTTGAAGCCTGATCCATAAATACACAATCATAAATTGCATTTGTCAGACTGTGATATTTATTGATTAGTCTGCCAGCAGATCTGCTGTTGATCACGACACGTCTTCTCCACTAGATATACGGTTTACCATAACAACTGTTGACCTTCCCTATATTTAATAAATTGATCATGGTTGGAAATTTGAAAATGGGAAATTCCATTCACAGAAAGAAGGACCACAGGTTTTCAGAGTTATATTACAATAGAAGCTATGTCTGAATTTATTTGACAATTCTTCAcgtaagaaaaataatgaaaagaatatATTAAATACAACAACGTTAACAATAACTACATTTGAATTTCTTATATAAAGAGCCTTAATATTCAAGAAAGTTTCTAATCACTTCACAGAAATATTGGTTATTAGGGCCTTCATAAAAGTTCTTAAAGTAAGCACTCAAGCCTATTCATTTCTTGGCAGTGTACCAAAAAGTGATAGCAGAAACACTtggttttcaagaaaatatacCTCATCCCTTAGAGATTATTTCCACCTAATCTATTGCACGTTTATAAAGTTCAGGCTTGAACTGCCTACAATCTCATTCTTATTACATGATGCGATATGACTTTGTTTTTGCTATTAATGAGCAATATGAAGATACTTGTTTATACGAGCCCtaccaaatgaaataaatcattcaGCCCTCAAAAGTAACGAACTTCCAAGCGCTGCAGTTGACTATATAGATTgttaatgtttgtttgtttttcaaacaaagGGTAACATTCATCATGCAACTATATAGTCGTAAACAGCACACAAAGTAACAGATGCATGAGTaggcttaggaaaaaaaaaaaaaaggtacctAATGCCATTCCTCCAAAATTGAAGGACCTCTTTCAATGACTGAGCTACTTCCAAAAAAGTCATTCAtttcacaaaaaagaaaatttttatttcaaaacagaaaatatagaaaaagtTTATAGAAAAAGTTTTATTCTTTGGAACATACTGTTTACCAAAATagttttgaaataatatttaattacaacagctaaatgaaattgattttttttttaaatgatccATAAATCACTCTCAAAATTTGATCCTTTCACTCTGCAGGCAAATTTCACCTTATGAAAGATCTCACTAGGGCACTAATTTTAATTCTAAAGCTCACAAAATTTTGTGATTACAGgaagaatatttaaaagtaaataattacAAGCTTCCTGAGAAACAGTTCAGTCAACAATTTACTTTCTGCATTTAATAATATTATTGTATTATATGTATTTTACATTACATACATATTGCTTATACATATTGTATTCATTATTAAAAGCATTAACACAGTAATGTGCTGAAGCTTGTATCTTCAATTGTACAACAGAATATAATTACTTCAATTAAACAATATACATACAAAGAAAAGACTGCTATCCAGACTGAATAAGGATTTCTCTACTAGTCTTACCTGAAGGCTTCAATTATGATTCTTTCAGATAATTTTGGAAGAACAGAATTGAAGGTTTTCTTAAAGTCTTCAAAAGTCAAGAATCCTCTATCTTTTAAATCACAATtagacaagagaaaaagaacacaaaaatttATAAAACTTTCATACAATTATGTTCATATAGGGCTTATCACTTTAGAACTGTGAATTGATTATACACTAAgttattttatttggaaaatattttagaatggCTACGTTATATTGAATGAGCATATATATACCCTGACAGTTCCTTTGCACCATAGTGACCTCTATTCAAAAGTCTATAACATCCACAACtctctcatttaatttttttcattttaaaagtagacattttaaactgaaaacttCAGACTTGAGAGATTTTGAAAACATATATTCTAAAATATGTGAAATTACATTCCAAATCTGTCATCTCCATTGACATCTTAGCCATTATAAGCATTATGTATCAGAAAAACTTTCttccataaaagaaaaacaacaactttgTTTAATACTATTGAAGATCCTGAAACATACCAGTGTGATATCAATTGATTAGTTAGGCTATGAATTCACTTCCAGATCCAGctagaaaataaagcatttcaaacCAGGCTATCACAGATGGCGTACAGCAAATAGCAAGACAAACAAAAGCTCAACACTTGAAACAGTTAAGTCCTTTGAAATAACTCACTAAAAATAACACTTCAAAAGCTACTTTTAGTTCAGAGCAAAAAGCTGCATTGGATGCTTATCTGATCATCCCAACATCTGATCTACCATATGTTTCACTTTCACTCATTTCAAGGGCCATAGTCCTATCTCAGGTcaggaagaaatcagaaaagaTAGTCTCAATGTCTATTTAAAGAGAGCCCCTTGATGAACTTTTCCAGCTTCATGATAGGCAATACTCTTcgttttactttttgttttctaacaaGAAAGAATCACTACATCTACTTCGTAAAGAGTAGATGAGAAAATTCACATTACTTTGGTATCCATTCCTTCATCTATTATGAGATGTAAAAAAATATCTACAGCCACTAAAGACAGAAATCTCTAAAATATGTAGCATAAATAAATGAGTGGAAACACATGACtagaagtaacaaaaaaatcataaagtCACTAGAGTTGGAAAGGCCATCctgtccaactcccctgcaatgaacagggacaccacagatAGATCGCGCTgtcagggcctgatccagccttgcctcaaaagtctccagggacaggacatctGAAGCAGTGAGAATTAGTAGGTAGGGTGAAGTGAATAGCTTAGAGATTTGTCTTGTAGGAGCTCATAGTACAACTAGAGCTTCCGAATAGGATGTTGCAGTCTACTGTCTCTGACTTACAATAATATCAttactgtttttattactttgttaattttttacttCATGTGACAGCATTAATGACTGCataatcaatgaatgtacagatgttataattatgaaatataccaGAAGTTTGGCCAAGCAATTATTATAccaaaagagaatagatagcTTACCTGTATCCTGGGCTCGCTTACGAAACTCCAGaggaggaatctccagaagagatcctttcccactgtagtcagctcttaaatgggtctaggagaggtggagccaggctccaccccttccgacagaggtgaattgccttcacctgtgtctcagatgatcaatcagaggttcaggccgtgattcagcagttctcaTACACATGACACTTTAATCTCTTATTTCCTTCAGGTGTTCTGCTTTACCTTATTGTTTAAGAATTAATACTcaaaatatttagaagaaaCTTACCTTGCACGTCAAAAGCTGTGAATATTTCTCTTGTTTCATCACTAAACAGTTGTGCAAATTTCTTTGCACTCATGAGatttaaaaacttttcaaataatatacctagaaaaattagaaattcagataaatcttcctgaaaaaaaagaactgttttattttcctccttaaaaACTTATATGACTGTCTAATAATTATGAATCATTTggattatatatataaatacaggaaaaaaaaggaaataaaggtcTTCAAAGTTTGCTCATGCAAACATTTCACTATCTTTTAAATTTTCTCATGTATTTTCTATACTTGAAAACAATGCATcagtttatttctatttttccttctaagtTATCTGCCATCTCATCTTCCTTTGTACTGGAACGAAATGTGGACATTTCTAAGTCAATAGAACTTTCATGCCAAGGATAAAGATCCATAGATGCTGCATAAACAATGTATCTGGCATAATTCCCAGCAGGGACAGaactctgaaataaaatctgatACAGATTCCTATGAGATTCACAATAAAATTAAGCTTAAATGTGAATTGGTTATTCCTCCAGTGAACTTACCTGCATATTTATCTTATCTTTTTaatgaatggaaaaatgaaatgaaataaaataaaatgcacacCTTGTTTGCAAGTTCTGTTTTAACTGAGCATATAttataaaatcaaacaaaaccataatattaagaaacaaaaacacatccCCACAACCTTAGGCCTTCTCATGAAACATGCAAAATTTCTGACAGAAAAATTTCAGcatacacattttattttgcaaagagAGCACATATCAATTCAGAGAGCATGAGAAAGACTGTTTAATATATGCCTTATGCTCATTTTTAAGAGCTGAATTTTCTTAAAAAGGTGACAGTATCTGGCAGGAACGTTTATCAAATAACGTAACAAAAGCTCTgcacttctcttccttttgATTCATTCACATTCTActctttctgcagtgcttcaaAAGGACAGCTCCTTCAGCTCCACCTGCTGTCTCAATTCAAATCTCAAACTCCAGGCTTACAGATTTCTGGTGTTTCTTTCCTCACTTCTTGAAAAATCATACATTAAGAACTATTATAGTCTCAATTTCCAGAATTACAAAGACATGCTGATTTCAACTGCTAGGCTCTTTATGTCCACAGTTTATTTAATAACAGAGGTTGCCAAAACATACTAAAGTTGTCTGCATGAACAGCTTTCCATTCAAATGgataaacaggaaaatgaaaccATAGAAAGCAATATAGGATTtccatctatttatttttctctctttcagggTATTTCAGAGGAACCTACGAGCCCAGAAAATTATAGTATACATTCTTCATTTTATAGAATGACTCCTACAATAGAGTGCCGCCTCTTCATTGATCGTGAGAGTTGGCAATCTATGAGCTACTGAATGGGTTGCAAGAGTATCTCAACACAAAAAAGGtcaccttaaaaaaaacactcaaaCCATCTAGATATTGACAGATCCACAGTCTACCTTCATACATTCGTTCACTAATTTTCACTCAGGCATTCATACACAGATTTTATCTtaggagggaggggggaagcaAAATCTTCTTAAGGATAGGGCTTAATGAATATGGGCTTTGACATCACAGTTAGAATAAACAGACAGCCTCTACAACACCCTTCAAATGTATTGATACAAGTGGGATTATATGGCAAATGAGATAGGGGAACTTAATGATAAAAACACCCAAATTTttgacagttttatttttcacatgaCTCAGCTCTCCACTACAATTCACTGCACAGCCCCAGAAACAGATGTACTGGCACCACTGATAAGGTCgaggacaagaagaaaaacaaaacaaaagaagtagAACTAGGTAAGTGGGTGTTGCTacagacagaaatatttattgaacTGTGCTGTAAGACTTGTCTATTTGCCCAAGTGAACAGTGAAATtgtatcaaaagaaaaatttaatgaaaatctTTCTCAACACTTATCAGCTTGAACACCAACATTTTCTAATTACTTTTCTCTATCACTGATCTGTATAATATTAAGAAATGCTACTctgagaagcaagaaaaagttCAAACGTGAATTCCAAGCTAAATTTATCATAAAAGCACTAGAAATATGCCAAAACTCAATGAAATCCTATAATCCTCTTTAATAGTTATGATCAGCTCATTTATCATTAATTTGCATCAAATTTCTCAAAACTCTTCCGAGATCGGGCTTcagattttatgtatttataagTTAATGAATGAAAAAGGAGTAGAGATCATTGATTGATTGATGTTTGCATATTACCTGAATTTTCTGGTCTCACAGAAGACATTATTGAATCTACTTCTACCTGGAACAGAGAAGATGTAACAGTGGTTTTCTACAGAAGTGATAAATCTGAACTCTGTATGATGTCCAAACATCATATTATATCAATAGTATGTGTCTTCACTAAATACTGATCTCATAATAGTACATATTATACTACAGTATCGTAATCTGTGCTATTTCAGCAAGAAAAgatctgattttaattttagaaaaacacGCTCTTCCTTGGTAAGTAAACTAAAAACATACATGAACCCAACAAAATCCTCATCAAGATCCTAACcttaaacaaaatataatttaacaACATGGTGAAATTTATGCAGACTAGAGCTCAACTACACAGAAAGGGTGTAATgtgcaaaataaatttctggGGAGTCAGCctccaacattttttttcctttaaacaagGAAAGAATTTTCTGATTCAGCATTCAGATTGGAGTATTTCctaaaaactatttttgatCAAGTTCATTTGGTAAATCAgactaaacaaaaaacaaaacaaaaccaaaccaaaaaacaaaaaaaactttgcaTCATTCAGCTTGAAAACTTATCCTGAAGCcaattcatttctctttcatttttcttattatatACATCCTTTCAGTAAGATCTGATCTCACAATTTTTCTGATAGAAACAAAGGAATGACAGACGTTGATTAGCATGTTACCAAAATTCTGATTTATTAGTATGTTGCCAAGATTCACTAATAGCACAAAGTCAGAAAGCTAAATGACCTGATAAAAACGATGATACTGACTTTCTAGAATGGTATTGGGAGCTGATAAAGTGGTTACTGGcaaaagtctttgaaaaatTTAAGGAATAAAAAGGGAGTGtatatctaaaaaaaaatcagagtggACTCTTTTGGATCGtatttatattgctttttaGCATGACCGAGTGCTCATGAATGCAACCTCTTCCATCTATGCTATAGAATACAAGACTGCACATACTTGCAGCACTGAAACATTTCACACAGGAAGAGATAAGGTGCTGGCAGCTTTTACTGCAATCAAAGTACAGCCTATTCTGGAGAACAGACGTGCCAAACATGCTGTGACCAGTTAACCTAAGTCTATATATCCCATTTGGCCTGCAAAGCTTTTTTCAGACTGAGTTGGGCAAATAGACGAGGGAGTTCTTTTTAGAATGCTTTAATAAGATGTGCCAGAGAGCGGCTGGAATTTGTaagcagctctgagctcagACTGCTCTTCCATACTCCAGATGCCAAGGTACCCTGCTGTTGGCATCTTGATCTGCAGCAGATGCTGAGCTACAGGCGTCCTGATGTGAAGGGATGGAGTTAGGTCAGGGAAAGGACTGGATGCTTCTTGGCCACTGAACACCTAGGCAAAGCAGAGAATGCTTTTGCTTAGGTCTAAGTGTAACATATAGTACCAGGCATGAAACTTCAGCTGAGAGAACAAAATGTTCTCATTACTATTATTCTGCAgtatcttttcatttgaaaatgtctgAACGTGCAGTTAACTAGCTGAATGAGTGTTAAAATATGGCAGTGCTTTAGATCAGTTAAAATATTctagcaaaatacattttcatgtatttatagCTACCTGTCTCAGAAGGTCTAATTTTGAGAGCAAAAAGTTTAGAATCTCTTTGAATAAACACACAATAGTAATGTTTAAATAAGAGTTCTGTTAAACTTCAACaaatgatttagaaaaaaaacaagtaggaACGGGATTCAAATTTTTAGGGTCCACTTCCTTCAGTAAGGAGTTCATTGGTGACATCTTGTGGGGAAAGTTAGCATAACTTTTAATTTATAGAATAAATGAACACATGACCAAAAATAGGCAGCAACAAATTACCAAAAGTGCAGTCAACCAATTGATTGCAATTGATGATGCTAGATAACTGCCACtcctactgaaataaaaattaggtTAGTATGCTGGGTAGTTGAGTAAAAGGTTTTGCCGTAACTTAAGTAGCATACATCCACTGTTGCCTGCTTTTTGCAAAGCTGTTAGCAGTACTTTAAGTGTCATTATTTTTAGTGACTCCAAaaaacacaagcatttttattgTAATCTTTTATTTCAATCATTTTGACAACACGGAAAAATGCACAATAATACACTCAAGAGCTGGATTCCAATTTTTAGGTCCACAACTTCTATGTTTAGTCTCTATCTGGCATACCGAAAGCATTATGTTTTTTGAAACTATATAAAAGCAACCAAAAACACACTAAAACATTGAAGAGATCACTTACAATGTCTAGCCAttaggaaaaagcaaaagggatGGCTGTGCCATAAGCCATAGTTAACGTATGTTAGAGAGAGCCAGGAAGAGAAGTATCTGCCTACACAGGGCTTTTAGTATTTCATTTTAGTAAGTGATTGCTGTATaaagggcagcagctgctaGATTTGTGACCACTTACCACCAGAGAACAGAATAACTCCTGgaacaaatgttttcaattaatttttgtGCAGCTGCACAGACAGAATAGTCTACAGCCAGGTGTTCATGGCACTGTCTAGAGACACAACAGGTGTGACATGGCACCTTTCCAGGAAGTAAGGACTAAACCTACATCTCCCTTCTCCCTGGGAGTCCTCCACTTCTACTCTCTTTCCAAAAAGGAACCAACAGTGACTTATGCACAGAAACTGCTCTTGTTTGAATGCCTTAATCATGCTTTCAGAACAcctactggggaaaaaaacaaaacaaaacaaaaaaaaccccacaacattCAGGGAATGTAAGAAAAGATAAGCTAGTTTTTAAACAGGAAGACAGGTAAGAGGAAACTAATCATTTGCAGATTTGGAACTCAGCAGTTAAGATTCACTTTAGTAACCTACATCATTTTTAGATCTGACTCTAGTTCATGagggaaatatttattcataaCTGAAATGTAACAGATTACTCCTTTCAAAGTTAAATAAAGTATTTATATGATCTTTACATTATTTGATCATATATAAAAAGCTATCTTGATTGTCTTAGGCTACTTTCTGAAAATTcgtatgaaagaaagaaaaaagtataaaattatACACAAGTGGTCCCTGGGGAAGAAGACTG
It encodes:
- the EFCAB11 gene encoding EF-hand calcium-binding domain-containing protein 11 — its product is MLFGYNLSEVEVDSIMSSVRPENSGILFEKFLNLMSAKKFAQLFSDETREIFTAFDVQDRGFLTFEDFKKTFNSVLPKLSERIIIEAFREVDRDSDGRISFKEFECAMKHGQDEVSPLYFA